A DNA window from Pseudomonas wuhanensis contains the following coding sequences:
- the mltA gene encoding murein transglycosylase A: MNSRFKAWRHNLAWTLPMVAVLAGCTGGDSSKPKTHALATYSSATWEALPAVSDNDLVAGFGSWRSACTRLKADPVWGGTCAASVNVQPTANDIRGFLKQNLDVYGLRAANDNPNGLITGYYEPVYPGSLTQTEEANIPVYGVPEDMIIVSLDSIYPELKGKRLRGRLEGRVLKPYDDAATIETNGVKAPVIAWLTDPMNLQFLQIQGSGRIQLDDGRQLRIGYADQNGHPYRPIGRWLVDQGELKKEDVTMGAISTWAKANPARIPELLGSNPSYVFFTRNPDSNEGPRGSLNVPLTAGYSAAVDRKVIPLGSLLWLSTTRPDGSALVRPVAAQDTGGAIAGEVRADLFWGTGEAAGQLAGDMKQQGQIWMLWPKGAALPQVPQVADTAKANP, encoded by the coding sequence ATGAACAGCCGTTTCAAGGCATGGCGTCACAATCTGGCCTGGACCCTTCCGATGGTGGCCGTGCTGGCAGGTTGCACCGGCGGCGACAGCAGCAAACCGAAAACCCATGCACTGGCGACCTACTCCAGCGCCACTTGGGAAGCGCTTCCGGCGGTGTCCGACAACGACCTCGTCGCCGGCTTCGGCTCGTGGCGCAGCGCCTGCACCCGACTCAAGGCTGACCCGGTCTGGGGCGGCACCTGTGCAGCTTCCGTCAATGTGCAGCCAACCGCCAATGACATCCGTGGTTTCCTCAAACAGAACCTGGACGTCTATGGCCTGCGTGCCGCCAATGACAACCCCAACGGTCTGATTACCGGTTACTACGAACCGGTGTACCCCGGCAGCCTGACCCAGACCGAGGAAGCCAACATCCCGGTGTACGGTGTGCCCGAGGACATGATCATCGTCTCGCTGGACAGTATCTATCCGGAACTCAAAGGCAAGCGCCTGCGGGGCAGACTCGAAGGTCGCGTGCTCAAGCCGTACGACGACGCGGCAACGATTGAAACCAACGGTGTGAAGGCGCCGGTGATTGCCTGGCTGACCGACCCGATGAACCTGCAGTTTCTGCAAATCCAGGGTTCGGGTCGCATCCAGCTTGATGACGGTCGTCAATTGCGCATCGGCTATGCCGACCAGAACGGCCACCCCTATCGCCCCATCGGCCGCTGGCTGGTGGACCAAGGTGAGCTGAAGAAAGAAGACGTGACCATGGGTGCTATCAGCACCTGGGCCAAGGCCAATCCTGCGCGCATTCCCGAACTGCTCGGCAGCAACCCCAGCTACGTGTTCTTCACCCGCAACCCCGACAGCAATGAAGGGCCACGCGGTTCGCTGAATGTACCGCTGACCGCGGGTTATAGCGCGGCGGTGGACCGCAAGGTGATTCCGCTCGGCAGTCTGTTGTGGTTATCGACCACACGCCCGGACGGCAGCGCGCTGGTACGTCCGGTGGCCGCGCAAGATACTGGCGGCGCGATTGCCGGCGAGGTCCGCGCGGACCTGTTCTGGGGCACGGGCGAGGCGGCCGGGCAATTGGCCGGCGACATGAAACAGCAGGGACAGATCTGGATGCTTTGGCCTAAAGGGGCGGCGTTGCCTCAAGTGCCGCAGGTTGCCGATACGGCTAAAGCTAATCCTTAA
- the ligB gene encoding NAD-dependent DNA ligase LigB: MLPNLRLFFGFLLTLTYLTANAAECPDWPPARAQEEITTLQQQIDRWDDSYHREGQSLIADELYDQSRARLTEWRECFDSGPSTEPLRTAGGTVAHPIAHTGLEKLRDGRAVEAWLKDRGEVWIQPKVDGVAVTLIYRNGRLHQAISRGDGVKGQDWTASARQIAAIPQKLPRSLDLLLQGELYWRLSEHVQAQAGSLNARATVAGLMARKVLSTEQAAGIGLFVWDWPQGPKNLPDRVAALDELGFPSTAPYSQRIKAFADAERWRDHWYRSPLPFASDGIVMRQGQRPSAERWQAKTPYWSVAWKYPFAQALAEVRKVHFKIGRTGRITPVLDLAPVMLDDRQIKRVSVSSLQRWEALDIRPGDRVAISLAGLTIPRLEGVVLRSTERPVLNVPRAADFHSLSCWQPTPGCESQFLARLTWLSGKQGLALAHVGPGTWEKLLKAERLGNLLDWLTLDEQELANIDGFGERSSVRLLNSFNSARQRPFARWLKALGLPPTGQANLADSWQALAQRNTEQWQAEAGIGPGRAAQLSAFFRDPQVLALSETLRVAGIDGF, translated from the coding sequence ATGCTGCCCAACCTGCGCCTGTTTTTCGGTTTCCTGCTGACCCTCACCTACCTGACCGCCAATGCCGCCGAATGCCCCGACTGGCCGCCCGCCCGCGCGCAGGAAGAAATCACCACCCTGCAACAGCAAATCGATCGCTGGGACGACAGCTACCACCGTGAAGGCCAGTCGCTGATCGCCGATGAACTCTACGATCAGTCCCGCGCGCGACTGACCGAATGGCGCGAGTGCTTTGATTCAGGCCCCTCCACCGAACCATTGCGTACGGCTGGCGGCACGGTGGCTCACCCCATCGCCCACACCGGCCTGGAAAAACTACGCGATGGGCGCGCTGTCGAAGCCTGGCTAAAAGATCGGGGAGAGGTCTGGATTCAGCCCAAGGTCGACGGCGTGGCGGTGACGTTGATCTATCGCAACGGCCGGCTGCATCAGGCGATCAGTCGGGGGGATGGGGTAAAGGGCCAGGACTGGACCGCCTCGGCGCGCCAGATCGCCGCCATCCCTCAAAAGCTTCCGCGGTCGCTGGACTTGCTGCTGCAAGGCGAACTCTATTGGCGCCTGAGCGAACACGTACAAGCCCAGGCTGGCAGCCTCAATGCCCGCGCCACGGTGGCCGGGTTGATGGCACGCAAGGTGCTGAGCACCGAGCAAGCCGCCGGTATCGGATTATTTGTCTGGGACTGGCCGCAAGGCCCGAAAAATCTGCCCGACCGGGTGGCGGCTCTGGATGAATTGGGGTTCCCGAGCACGGCGCCCTACAGTCAGCGGATCAAGGCATTTGCCGATGCCGAACGCTGGCGCGATCACTGGTATCGCTCCCCCCTGCCCTTTGCCAGCGATGGCATCGTTATGCGTCAGGGCCAACGCCCATCGGCCGAGCGTTGGCAGGCGAAAACGCCTTACTGGAGCGTCGCCTGGAAATACCCCTTTGCCCAAGCGCTGGCCGAGGTGCGCAAGGTCCACTTCAAGATCGGGCGGACCGGCCGGATCACGCCGGTGCTGGATCTGGCGCCGGTGATGCTCGATGACCGGCAAATCAAGCGCGTGAGCGTCAGCTCGCTGCAACGCTGGGAAGCGCTGGACATTCGTCCCGGCGATCGGGTCGCCATCAGCCTGGCGGGGCTGACCATCCCCAGGCTCGAGGGTGTCGTATTGCGCAGCACCGAACGCCCTGTATTGAACGTACCGCGGGCGGCAGACTTTCATTCTTTAAGCTGCTGGCAACCAACACCAGGATGTGAAAGCCAATTCCTCGCACGCCTGACCTGGCTCAGCGGCAAACAGGGGCTGGCCTTGGCTCACGTCGGGCCAGGCACCTGGGAGAAACTGCTCAAGGCTGAACGTCTTGGCAACCTGCTCGATTGGTTGACCCTCGATGAGCAAGAGCTTGCTAACATTGACGGCTTCGGCGAGCGCAGCAGTGTTCGTCTCTTGAACAGTTTCAACAGCGCCCGACAACGTCCGTTCGCTCGCTGGCTCAAAGCCTTGGGCTTGCCGCCGACCGGCCAAGCCAACCTGGCCGACTCCTGGCAGGCGCTGGCGCAACGAAACACCGAACAATGGCAGGCCGAAGCCGGCATCGGCCCGGGGCGCGCAGCGCAATTGAGCGCATTTTTCCGCGACCCGCAGGTCCTGGCCTTGAGTGAAACATTACGTGTTGCCGGGATTGACGGCTTCTAG
- the metK gene encoding methionine adenosyltransferase, with translation MSEYSLFTSESVSEGHPDKIADQISDAVLDAIIAEDKFARVAVETLVKTGVAIIAGEVTTSAWVDLEDIVRNVILDIGYNSSNVGFDGATCGVMNIIGKQSPDINQGVDRAKPEDQGAGDQGLMFGYASNETDVLMPAPITFSHQLVQRQAEARKSGLLPWLRPDAKSQVTCRYEGGKVVGIDAVVLSTQHNPDVSYKDLREGVMELIVKHVLPAELLSKDTQFHINPTGQFIIGGPVGDCGLTGRKIIVDSYGGMARHGGGAFSGKDPSKVDRSAAYAGRYVAKNIVAAGLAERCEIQVSYAIGVAQPTSISLNTFGTGKISDDKIVKLVREVFDLRPYAITTMLDLLHPMYQETAAYGHFGRTPATKTVGDDTFTTFTWEKTDRADDLRVAAGL, from the coding sequence ATGAGCGAATACTCCCTCTTCACCTCCGAGTCCGTGTCCGAAGGGCATCCGGACAAAATCGCCGACCAGATTTCCGATGCGGTGCTGGACGCCATCATTGCTGAAGACAAATTCGCCCGTGTAGCGGTCGAGACTCTGGTAAAAACCGGCGTGGCAATCATTGCAGGTGAAGTCACCACGTCGGCCTGGGTCGACCTGGAAGACATCGTCCGGAACGTGATTCTCGACATCGGCTACAACAGCTCCAATGTCGGTTTCGACGGCGCGACCTGCGGCGTGATGAACATCATCGGCAAGCAGTCCCCTGACATCAACCAAGGTGTTGATCGTGCCAAGCCTGAAGACCAGGGCGCCGGCGACCAGGGCCTGATGTTCGGCTACGCCAGCAACGAAACCGACGTGCTGATGCCCGCACCGATCACCTTCTCGCACCAGTTGGTTCAACGTCAGGCTGAAGCCCGTAAATCCGGCCTGCTGCCTTGGCTGCGCCCGGACGCCAAGTCCCAAGTGACTTGCCGTTACGAAGGCGGCAAGGTTGTCGGTATCGACGCCGTTGTACTGTCGACCCAGCACAACCCTGACGTGTCCTACAAAGACCTGCGCGAAGGCGTGATGGAACTGATCGTCAAGCACGTACTGCCTGCCGAGCTGCTGTCCAAGGACACCCAGTTCCACATCAACCCGACCGGCCAATTCATCATCGGTGGCCCGGTTGGCGACTGCGGCCTGACCGGTCGCAAGATCATCGTCGACAGCTACGGCGGCATGGCCCGTCACGGCGGCGGCGCATTCTCCGGCAAGGATCCATCGAAGGTTGACCGTTCGGCAGCCTACGCCGGTCGTTACGTGGCCAAGAACATCGTCGCTGCCGGCCTGGCCGAGCGTTGCGAGATCCAGGTTTCCTACGCGATTGGTGTTGCCCAGCCTACGTCGATTTCGTTGAACACCTTCGGCACCGGCAAAATCAGCGACGACAAGATCGTCAAACTGGTTCGCGAAGTGTTCGACCTGCGTCCATACGCGATCACCACCATGCTCGACCTGCTGCACCCGATGTACCAGGAAACCGCAGCGTACGGCCACTTCGGTCGCACTCCGGCAACCAAGACTGTGGGCGACGACACGTTCACCACTTTCACCTGGGAAAAAACCGACCGCGCCGACGACCTGCGTGTCGCGGCCGGCCTGTAA
- the epd gene encoding erythrose-4-phosphate dehydrogenase: MPQPRPYKVALNGYGRIGRCVLRALFERGEKAGFEIVAINDLADMASIEYLTRFDSTHGRFPGEVRVEGDCLHINGDCVKVLRSATPEGIDWASLGVDLVLECSGAYHTRQDGQRFLDAGAPRVLFSQPMASEADVDATIVYGVNQDCLTGDELLVSNASCTTNCGVPLLRLLDQAIGLEYVSITTIHSAMNDQPVIDAYHHEDLRRTRSAFQSVIPVSTGLARGIERLLPELAGRIQAKAVRVPTVNVSCLDITMQTVSDTDATEVNRILREAATHGPLKGLLAYTELPHASCDFNHDPHSAIVDASQTRVSGPRLVNILAWFDNEWGFANRMLDVAEHYLQTAAPQPKPAL, encoded by the coding sequence ATGCCTCAACCGCGTCCTTACAAAGTTGCACTCAACGGCTACGGCCGGATTGGTCGTTGCGTCTTGCGTGCGTTGTTTGAGCGAGGCGAGAAGGCCGGGTTTGAAATTGTCGCGATCAACGATCTGGCCGACATGGCCAGCATCGAATACCTGACACGCTTCGACTCCACTCACGGGCGGTTTCCCGGCGAAGTGAGGGTCGAGGGCGATTGTCTGCATATTAATGGCGACTGCGTGAAGGTCCTGCGCAGTGCCACCCCCGAAGGCATCGATTGGGCGTCACTGGGCGTCGATCTGGTGCTGGAGTGCTCCGGCGCTTACCACACCCGTCAGGATGGCCAGCGTTTCCTCGACGCCGGTGCGCCACGGGTGCTGTTCTCCCAGCCGATGGCCAGCGAGGCGGATGTCGACGCCACCATCGTCTACGGCGTAAACCAGGATTGCCTGACCGGCGACGAGCTGCTGGTGTCCAACGCGTCCTGCACCACCAACTGCGGCGTGCCGCTGTTGCGCCTGCTGGACCAGGCCATTGGTCTGGAATACGTGTCGATCACCACCATTCACTCGGCGATGAACGATCAGCCGGTGATTGACGCCTATCACCACGAAGATCTGCGCCGCACCCGTTCGGCGTTCCAGTCGGTGATTCCGGTGTCCACTGGTCTGGCGCGAGGCATTGAGCGCCTGCTGCCGGAACTTGCGGGGCGAATTCAGGCCAAAGCCGTGCGGGTGCCGACGGTTAACGTGTCTTGCCTCGATATTACGATGCAGACCGTGAGCGATACCGACGCCACCGAGGTCAACCGGATTCTGCGCGAGGCCGCCACCCATGGCCCGCTCAAAGGCCTTCTGGCCTACACCGAGTTGCCTCACGCCAGTTGTGATTTTAATCATGACCCACATTCGGCCATCGTCGATGCCAGTCAGACCCGCGTTTCCGGCCCACGGCTGGTGAACATCCTGGCCTGGTTCGACAACGAATGGGGTTTTGCCAATCGAATGCTGGACGTTGCAGAACACTATTTGCAAACAGCTGCACCACAACCAAAACCTGCTCTCTAA
- a CDS encoding MliC family protein, with product MKRFIAVAALALLAGCANLNLFNTAEPADSWTTWTCDSQAKVLWRYTDINRKEVDVRLGGADQVYRLKLEPGAEGSLYSNDMLAFHVKGEEGLVYWVATNDLIGRGCKAQ from the coding sequence ATGAAACGCTTTATCGCCGTTGCGGCACTGGCATTGCTGGCAGGTTGCGCCAATTTGAACCTGTTCAACACTGCCGAGCCAGCGGACAGCTGGACCACCTGGACTTGCGACAGCCAGGCCAAAGTGCTCTGGCGCTACACTGACATCAACCGCAAGGAAGTCGATGTTCGCCTGGGCGGTGCTGATCAGGTCTACCGCTTGAAGCTTGAGCCGGGCGCCGAGGGTTCGCTGTACAGCAACGACATGCTGGCGTTTCACGTAAAAGGTGAGGAAGGCCTGGTGTACTGGGTCGCCACCAATGATTTGATCGGCCGCGGTTGTAAAGCGCAGTAA
- a CDS encoding c-type cytochrome: protein MTLKRLSVVLLACLTLSACGGVDPNSPLGQRKAIFKQMLKTGEDLGGMLRGRIPFDGPKFVDGAMKLDALSHEPWKHFPQVREEDHTSAKDDVWQKQARFQEMARTLEGATGDLVIASKVQPYKVSNLGPAVQKVEDACSACHKEFRDH, encoded by the coding sequence ATGACTCTTAAAAGACTTTCTGTTGTATTGCTGGCCTGCCTGACCTTGTCCGCCTGCGGTGGAGTCGACCCGAACTCGCCGCTGGGTCAGCGCAAGGCGATCTTCAAGCAGATGCTCAAGACCGGCGAAGACCTGGGCGGTATGTTGCGTGGGCGTATTCCGTTCGATGGCCCGAAATTCGTCGACGGCGCCATGAAACTCGATGCTTTGTCCCATGAGCCGTGGAAACATTTCCCGCAGGTGCGCGAAGAAGATCACACCAGCGCCAAGGACGATGTCTGGCAGAAGCAGGCACGCTTCCAGGAAATGGCCCGCACTCTTGAAGGCGCCACCGGTGACCTGGTGATTGCCAGCAAGGTTCAGCCCTACAAGGTCAGTAATCTGGGGCCGGCGGTACAGAAAGTCGAAGATGCCTGCAGTGCGTGCCATAAAGAGTTTCGGGATCATTGA
- a CDS encoding phosphoglycerate kinase, translating into MTVLKMTDLDLQGKRVLIREDLNVPVKDGVVTSDARILASLPTIKLALEKGAAVMVCSHLGRPTEGEFSAENSLAPVADYLSKALGREVPLVSDYLSGVDVKAGDIVLFENVRFNKGEKKNADELAKQYAALCDVFVMDAFGTAHRAEGSTHGVAKFAKVAAAGPLLAAELDALGKALGAPAQPMAAIVAGSKVSTKLDVLNSLSQICNQLIVGGGIANTFLAAAGHPVGKSLYEPDLLDTAREIAAKVSVPLPVDVVVAKEFAESATATVKLIADVAADDMILDIGPQTAANFAELLKSSKTILWNGPVGVFEFDQFGNGTKVLAQAIAESSAFSIAGGGDTLAAIDKYGVAEQISYISTGGGAFLEFVEGKVLPAVEVLESRAKA; encoded by the coding sequence ATGACCGTGTTGAAGATGACCGACCTCGATCTGCAAGGTAAGCGCGTACTGATCCGCGAAGACCTCAACGTCCCTGTCAAGGACGGTGTTGTCACCAGCGATGCGCGAATCCTGGCTTCGCTGCCGACCATCAAGCTGGCCCTGGAAAAAGGCGCGGCCGTGATGGTCTGCTCGCACCTTGGCCGTCCGACCGAAGGCGAGTTCTCGGCCGAGAACAGCCTTGCGCCGGTGGCTGACTACCTGAGCAAGGCGCTGGGCCGCGAAGTGCCGCTGGTGTCCGACTACCTGAGCGGCGTCGACGTGAAAGCCGGCGACATCGTGCTGTTCGAAAACGTGCGCTTCAACAAGGGCGAGAAAAAGAACGCTGACGAACTGGCCAAGCAATACGCCGCCCTGTGCGACGTGTTCGTGATGGACGCCTTCGGCACTGCTCACCGCGCCGAGGGTTCGACCCATGGCGTGGCCAAGTTCGCCAAAGTCGCCGCCGCTGGTCCGCTGCTGGCCGCCGAACTGGACGCACTGGGCAAGGCCCTGGGCGCCCCGGCGCAACCAATGGCCGCTATCGTTGCCGGCTCCAAAGTGTCGACCAAACTCGATGTGCTCAACAGCCTGAGCCAGATCTGCAACCAGCTGATCGTCGGTGGCGGCATCGCCAACACCTTCCTGGCCGCTGCCGGTCACCCGGTCGGCAAATCCTTGTACGAGCCGGACCTGCTGGACACCGCTCGCGAAATCGCCGCCAAGGTCAGCGTTCCGCTGCCGGTCGACGTGGTGGTTGCCAAGGAATTCGCTGAAAGCGCGACCGCGACCGTCAAGCTGATTGCCGACGTGGCCGCCGACGACATGATCCTGGACATCGGCCCACAGACCGCGGCGAATTTCGCCGAGCTGCTGAAGTCGTCCAAGACCATCCTGTGGAACGGCCCGGTGGGTGTGTTCGAATTCGACCAGTTCGGTAACGGCACCAAAGTGCTGGCCCAGGCCATCGCCGAAAGCTCGGCGTTCTCCATCGCTGGCGGCGGCGACACCCTGGCAGCCATCGATAAATATGGCGTTGCCGAGCAAATCTCCTACATTTCTACCGGCGGCGGCGCGTTCCTCGAATTCGTCGAAGGCAAAGTACTGCCGGCCGTTGAAGTCCTGGAAAGCCGGGCCAAGGCCTGA
- a CDS encoding DUF1090 domain-containing protein, which translates to MKLLSPLALLTLCSVMAAPLMAAEDAPGLTGCAAKKQGIINQIELAKSRGNADQQAGLETALSEVTAHCTDASLKKERENKVLDAKHEVSTRQADLDKAMKKGDAEKINKRKDKLAQSRKELQEALDELDK; encoded by the coding sequence ATGAAACTTCTTTCACCGCTCGCCTTGTTGACCCTGTGCAGCGTGATGGCCGCTCCATTGATGGCCGCCGAAGATGCACCGGGCCTCACCGGCTGCGCCGCCAAAAAACAAGGCATCATCAACCAGATTGAACTGGCCAAGTCTCGCGGCAACGCCGATCAACAGGCGGGCCTGGAAACTGCCCTGAGCGAAGTCACTGCCCACTGCACCGACGCCTCCTTGAAGAAGGAACGGGAAAACAAGGTGCTCGACGCCAAGCACGAAGTCAGCACACGTCAGGCCGACCTCGACAAGGCAATGAAAAAAGGCGACGCCGAGAAGATCAACAAGCGCAAAGACAAACTGGCTCAATCGCGCAAAGAGTTGCAGGAAGCGCTGGATGAGCTGGATAAGTAA
- a CDS encoding ArsR/SmtB family transcription factor, which translates to MNLRAPSIRHDDCDELAALCKAGGDPLRLNVLRALANDSFGVLELAQIFGIGQSGMSHHLKVLAQADLVATRREGNAIFYRRALPHTDLLGGKLHAALLEEVDNLTLPTDVQSRIGQVHGQRAAASQDFFSRVAEKFRAQQDLIAGLPQYRESVVALLDKLSFGPGATAIEVGPGDGGFLPELARRFAQVTALDNSPAMLDLARQVCERETLANVSLQLADALNGVSLKADCVVLNMVLHHFAAPAEALKRMADLLQPGGSLLVTELCSHNQSWAREACGDLWLGFEQDDLARWATAAGLVPGESLYVGLRNGFQIQVRHFQRPAGDTHHR; encoded by the coding sequence ATGAACTTACGCGCACCCTCCATTCGACACGACGATTGCGATGAGCTGGCGGCCCTGTGCAAGGCCGGCGGCGATCCTCTGCGGCTGAATGTATTGCGCGCGCTGGCCAACGATTCGTTTGGCGTACTGGAACTGGCGCAGATCTTCGGCATCGGCCAGTCCGGCATGAGTCATCACCTCAAGGTGTTGGCCCAGGCCGATCTGGTGGCGACCCGTCGTGAAGGCAATGCGATTTTCTACCGTCGCGCCCTGCCTCACACCGATCTGCTGGGTGGCAAGCTGCATGCCGCGCTGCTGGAAGAAGTGGACAACCTGACCCTGCCGACTGACGTTCAGTCGCGGATCGGTCAGGTCCATGGGCAACGGGCGGCGGCCAGCCAGGATTTTTTCTCACGGGTCGCGGAGAAGTTTCGCGCCCAGCAAGACTTGATCGCCGGCCTGCCGCAATACCGCGAAAGCGTGGTGGCACTGCTCGACAAGTTGAGTTTCGGCCCCGGCGCCACAGCCATCGAAGTGGGCCCTGGCGACGGCGGTTTTTTGCCAGAACTGGCGCGTCGTTTCGCTCAAGTCACGGCGCTGGACAACAGCCCGGCGATGCTCGATCTGGCCCGTCAGGTCTGTGAACGTGAAACGCTGGCTAACGTCAGCCTGCAATTGGCCGATGCATTGAACGGTGTAAGCCTCAAGGCTGATTGCGTTGTATTGAACATGGTACTGCACCATTTCGCCGCGCCGGCCGAAGCACTCAAGCGCATGGCCGACTTGCTGCAACCGGGCGGTAGCCTGCTCGTGACAGAGTTATGTAGCCACAACCAGAGTTGGGCCAGGGAGGCCTGCGGTGATCTGTGGTTGGGGTTTGAACAGGACGATCTGGCCCGTTGGGCCACCGCTGCGGGACTCGTTCCCGGGGAAAGCCTCTATGTAGGCTTACGTAATGGTTTCCAGATTCAGGTCCGCCATTTTCAGCGACCGGCTGGCGACACTCACCATCGGTAA
- the tkt gene encoding transketolase, with product MPSRRERANAIRALSMDAVQKANSGHPGAPMGMADIAEVLWRDYLKHSPSNPSFADRDRFVLSNGHGSMLIYSLLHLTGYDLSIDDLKNFRQLHSRTPGHPEFGYTPGVETTTGPLGQGLANAVGFALAEKVLAAQFNRPGHNIVDHHTYVFLGDGCMMEGISHEVSSLAGTLGLGKLIAFYDDNGISIDGEVEGWFTDDTPKRFEAYNWQVIRNVDGHDPEEIKIAIDTARKSEQPTLICCKTTIGFGSPNKQGKEDCHGAPLGDAEIALTREALKWNHGPFEIPANIYAEWDAKEAGRAAEAEWDQRFAAYSAAFPELANELIRRLSGDLPEDFAEKASAYIAEVAAKGETIASRKASQNALNAFGPLLPELLGGSADLAGSNLTLWKGCKGVTAEDASGNYMYYGVREFGMSAIMNGVALHGGLVPYGATFLMFMEYARNAVRMSALMKKRIIYVFTHDSIGLGEDGPTHQPIEQLASLRCTPNLDTWRPADAVESAVAWKCALERDDGPSALIFSRQNLQHQTRNAIQIEEIARGGYVLKDCAGEPELILIATGSEVGLAVQAFDKLTEQGRKVRVVSMPCTSVFEAQDAGYKQAVLPLQVSARIAIEAAHADYWYKYVGLEGRVIGMTTYGESAPAPALFEEFGFTLENILGQAEELLED from the coding sequence ATGCCCAGCCGTCGTGAGCGTGCCAACGCCATTCGTGCCCTCAGCATGGATGCCGTGCAAAAAGCCAACAGCGGCCATCCCGGTGCCCCTATGGGTATGGCGGATATCGCCGAAGTACTTTGGCGTGACTACCTGAAGCACAGCCCGAGCAATCCATCGTTCGCTGACCGTGACCGCTTCGTGCTGTCCAACGGTCACGGTTCGATGCTGATCTACTCGCTGCTGCACCTGACCGGCTACGACCTGTCGATCGATGACCTGAAAAACTTCCGCCAGTTGCACAGCCGCACCCCGGGTCACCCGGAATTCGGTTACACCCCGGGTGTTGAAACCACCACCGGTCCATTGGGCCAAGGCCTGGCCAACGCCGTGGGTTTCGCTCTGGCAGAAAAAGTCCTGGCGGCGCAGTTCAACCGTCCCGGCCATAACATTGTCGATCACCACACCTACGTGTTCCTGGGTGATGGCTGCATGATGGAAGGCATTTCCCACGAAGTCAGCTCTCTGGCCGGTACGCTGGGCCTGGGCAAGCTGATCGCCTTCTATGATGACAACGGCATCTCCATCGACGGCGAAGTCGAAGGCTGGTTCACCGACGACACGCCGAAGCGTTTTGAGGCCTACAACTGGCAAGTGATCCGCAACGTCGACGGTCACGACCCGGAAGAAATCAAGATCGCCATCGACACGGCGCGCAAAAGCGAGCAGCCGACGCTGATCTGCTGCAAGACCACCATCGGTTTCGGTTCGCCGAACAAGCAAGGCAAGGAAGACTGCCACGGCGCCCCATTGGGTGACGCGGAAATCGCCCTGACCCGTGAAGCACTGAAGTGGAACCACGGCCCGTTCGAAATCCCGGCCAACATTTATGCCGAGTGGGACGCCAAGGAAGCCGGTCGCGCTGCCGAAGCCGAGTGGGATCAGCGTTTCGCTGCTTACTCCGCTGCCTTCCCGGAGCTGGCCAACGAACTGATTCGTCGTCTGAGCGGTGACCTGCCGGAAGACTTCGCTGAAAAAGCCTCGGCGTATATCGCTGAAGTCGCGGCCAAGGGCGAAACCATCGCCAGCCGTAAAGCCAGCCAGAACGCCCTGAACGCGTTCGGCCCGCTGCTGCCGGAATTGCTCGGCGGTTCGGCTGACCTGGCCGGTTCCAACCTGACCCTGTGGAAAGGTTGCAAAGGCGTCACCGCGGAAGACGCCAGCGGCAACTACATGTACTACGGCGTTCGCGAGTTCGGCATGAGCGCGATCATGAACGGCGTGGCCCTGCACGGCGGCCTGGTGCCTTACGGCGCGACCTTCCTGATGTTCATGGAATACGCCCGCAACGCAGTGCGCATGTCGGCTCTGATGAAGAAACGCATCATCTATGTGTTCACCCACGACTCCATCGGTCTGGGCGAAGACGGCCCGACTCACCAGCCGATCGAGCAGCTGGCCAGCCTGCGCTGCACGCCGAACCTCGACACCTGGCGTCCAGCCGATGCCGTTGAATCGGCAGTGGCCTGGAAATGCGCTCTGGAGCGTGACGACGGTCCTTCGGCACTGATCTTCTCCCGTCAGAACCTGCAGCACCAAACCCGCAATGCGATCCAGATCGAAGAGATCGCCCGTGGCGGTTACGTGCTGAAGGACTGCGCAGGCGAGCCTGAACTGATCCTGATCGCCACCGGTTCGGAAGTCGGCCTGGCCGTTCAAGCCTTCGACAAATTGACCGAGCAAGGCCGCAAGGTCCGTGTGGTGTCGATGCCGTGCACTAGCGTCTTCGAAGCCCAGGACGCCGGCTACAAGCAAGCGGTTCTGCCGTTGCAGGTCAGCGCGCGTATCGCCATCGAAGCCGCCCACGCGGACTACTGGTACAAGTACGTGGGCCTGGAAGGCCGCGTGATCGGCATGACCACCTACGGCGAGTCGGCGCCTGCGCCTGCCTTGTTCGAAGAGTTCGGCTTCACCCTGGAAAACATCCTGGGTCAGGCTGAAGAGCTGCTGGAAGACTAA